In a single window of the Callithrix jacchus isolate 240 chromosome 1, calJac240_pri, whole genome shotgun sequence genome:
- the SPACA9 gene encoding sperm acrosome-associated protein 9 isoform X1 has protein sequence MNEVKESLRGIEQKYKLFQQQQFTFIAALEHCRENAHDKIRPISSIGQVQSYMEHHCNNSTDRRVLLMFLDICSELSKLCQHFEAVHSGTPVTNNLLEKCKTLMSQSNDLSSLRAKYPHDVVNHLSCDEARNHYGGVVSLIPIVLDLMKEWIAHSEKLPRKVLQHVSEPQPCQESTRGAARPAQATGTQLGATKLKCRPLTKGSLKPRGEDKGHSKPPWRPPGGKL, from the exons ATGAATGAAGTGAAAGAATCCCTTCGCGGCATCGAGCAGAAATACAAGCTCTTCCAGCAGCAGCAGTTCACCTTCATTGCTGCGCTGGAGCACTGCAGGGAGAATGCCCACGACAAGATCCGGCCCATCTCCAGCATCGGACAG GTGCAGAGCTACATGGAGCACCACTGCAACAACTCCACGGACCGGCGGGTTCTGCTCATGTTCCTGGACATCTGTTCAGAGCTGAGTAAGCtctgccagcactttgaggccgTGCACTCTGGCACCCCAGTCACCAACAACCTCCTCGAGAAATGCAAAACCCTCATGAGCCAAAGCAATGACTTAAGCAGCCTCAGAGCAAA ATACCCTCATGACGTGGTGAACCACCTCAGCTGTGACGAGGCTCGGAACCACTATGGAGGTGTGGTCAGCCTCATCCCCATCGTCCTGGACTTAATGAAAGAATGGATCGCCCACTCCGAGAAGTTGCCCCGCAAGGTGCTGCAGCACGTGAGTGAGCCCCAGCCGTGCCAGGAGAGTACCAGGGGAGCCGCTCGTCCTGCCCAGGCCACAGGCACCCAGCTCGGGGCCACTAAACTCAAGTGTAGACCGCTCACAAAAGGCAGCCTCAAACCCAGGGGGGAAGACAAAGGACATTCAAAACCGCCCTGGAGGCCTCCTGGTGGGAAACTGTAA
- the SPACA9 gene encoding sperm acrosome-associated protein 9 isoform X2, producing the protein MNEVKESLRGIEQKYKLFQQQQFTFIAALEHCRENAHDKIRPISSIGQVQSYMEHHCNNSTDRRVLLMFLDICSELSKLCQHFEAVHSGTPVTNNLLEKCKTLMSQSNDLSSLRAKYPHDVVNHLSCDEARNHYGGVVSLIPIVLDLMKEWIAHSEKLPRKVLQHGTT; encoded by the exons ATGAATGAAGTGAAAGAATCCCTTCGCGGCATCGAGCAGAAATACAAGCTCTTCCAGCAGCAGCAGTTCACCTTCATTGCTGCGCTGGAGCACTGCAGGGAGAATGCCCACGACAAGATCCGGCCCATCTCCAGCATCGGACAG GTGCAGAGCTACATGGAGCACCACTGCAACAACTCCACGGACCGGCGGGTTCTGCTCATGTTCCTGGACATCTGTTCAGAGCTGAGTAAGCtctgccagcactttgaggccgTGCACTCTGGCACCCCAGTCACCAACAACCTCCTCGAGAAATGCAAAACCCTCATGAGCCAAAGCAATGACTTAAGCAGCCTCAGAGCAAA ATACCCTCATGACGTGGTGAACCACCTCAGCTGTGACGAGGCTCGGAACCACTATGGAGGTGTGGTCAGCCTCATCCCCATCGTCCTGGACTTAATGAAAGAATGGATCGCCCACTCCGAGAAGTTGCCCCGCAAGGTGCTGCAGCAC GGGACGACTTAG